agtcgaaTTGAACTCTTAGATATTCAAAATAGCCTCAAGAAGCCAAGAGAATTGCTctcaaattttattgataataATCTGTCCTTAACAAAACAAACGCAAGCCTTCTTATAGGCAACTACTAATAAGAACCTAACCCTATTTGGAAACTAGAACTAGGCTTTAACCCTTCGGTCCACAAATCTAACTGTGCTTGTTTAATCAAGCTAAATGGAACTAATTACTTAACAAATTAACTACGAATCATATTCCATCTCGACAAGAGATCATGGACATGATTTTTTATTGCATAATGATTACTAAACACATGAAAAATCTCAAGCAAACTAATGGCGTAAAGTTGGTCCGAGCTGCTTCGTTTGCTTAGCAACTCTAGGGTTTGACACATCATCAATCTCGATCAAGTTAACCAACTCTTCATCGTCCAGACCTTCAATCAACTTAGGAACACCAACTCTCTCTTGGACTACTTTAATTAACACTTGCAATGCTTCATTCAACCTTCTAGCTCGTGCACGTGTCATCGGACCCAATGGCACCTTTACTTACTTGACTTGGATTGTTGGACCATCGACCTTATCATTCCTCTCCTCTTGCAAGCGATTTGTCCCCAAAGCAACCTCATCATCTGCAAAATAAGGACTTAAATCAGCAACGTTAAAAGTGGCACTCACACCATACTCACCAAGTAACTCGAGCTTGTAAGCATTATCATTAATGCGCTCAAGAATTCGGAAAAGGGCCATCTCCTCGCGGGCTTAACTTACTCCGACGTCGCTCAAGAAATCTCTCTTTGCGCAAGTGTAACCAAACCCAATCGCCAGGTTCGAACACTGCGCGACGCCTTCCTTTATTAGCATGATAGAGATATTGAGCCGTTCGAGCTTTAATGTTTGCGGTTACTTTTTCATGCAAAGCCTTTATGACCTCAGCCTTTTTAGCACCGTCTAGGTTAGCACGCTCAAATAGAGGCGAAGGGGTTAAATCTAAAGAAGTCAAGGGATTAAAACAGTAAACAACTTCAAATGGTGAAAATAGAGTAGCACTATGAACAGTACAGTTATAAGCAAATTCGACATGTGGTAAACATTCTTCCCAAGAATTTAAGTTCTTTTTAATGATGGCTCTCAAGAGAGTAGACAAAGTGCGGTTAATAacctcagtttgtccatcaATTTGTGGGCGACTCGATGTAAAAAACAATAATTTAGTACCCAGTTTTTCCCATAATATTTTTCAGAAATAACTAAGGAATTTTACATCCCTATCCAACACTATAGTTCTAGGAACCCAAGCAAACGaactatttcacaaaagaaTAAATCAGTAACATGAGTAGCATCATCCGTTTTATGgtaaggaataaaatgagccattttagagAAATGATCAACCATAACAAAGACACTATCATGACCCTTTTTAGACCTAGGCAAGCTTAGAATGAAGTCCAAAGAAATATCAACCCAAGGTAAGTGAGGAATAGGCATCGGTGTATACGAACCAAAAGGTTGAAGTTTGGACTTAGCTCGATGGCATGTGATGCATCGCGAGACAATTCTTTCAACATCCCTTTTCATTTTTGGCCAGAAGAAGTGTTCTTGCAAAATATATAATGTTTTGGTGACACCGAAATGTCCCATTAAACCCCCTCCATGAGTCTCTTTGGTTAGTAACTCTCGAATTGAACAACTTGGAATCATAATTTGTCAAGGTAGAACAACAATCCATCATGAATGAAAAACTTATCTTGACCAACATGCGTACATGACTTGTAGATGCTAGCAAAGTCATGGTCAGTCTCATATAGCTCTTTAAGTAGGTCAAACCCAAGTAATTTTGCATCAAGTAAAGTAAGGAATACAGTCGAGATAGGGCATTGGCAACAACGTTTGCTTTCCTCGGCTTATACTTGATCACATATGGGAATGTCTCTATGAAAGTGACCCACCTTGCATGTCGCTTACTCAATTTGTGTTGAGCTCTCAAATGCTTAAGCGACTAATGGTCAGTGTGAATGATGAATTTTTTAGGCCGTAAATAGTGTTCCCAGGTCTCCAAGGCGCGCACCAATGCAAGCAACTCCTTGTTATATGTTGAGTAATTCAGGGCAGCAGTATttaatttctcactaaaatAAACGATCGGCCTTCCTTCTTGAGTTAGAACGGTCCCAATCCCTATAGCTGAAGCATCACACTCAATTTCAAAGGTTTTATCAAAGTTAGGTAACGAAAGTATAGGTGCTTGTGTGAGATTGTGTTTAAGAGAGTGGAACGCCTTATCTTGGGCCTCGTCCCATTGGAACTTCTCATCCTTCTTGATGATGGCCGTTAAAGGTGCAGCGATAGAGCTgaaatcttgcacaaatctccGATAGAAACTCGCCAGCCCATGGAAACGCCTTACCTCCCCAACATTCTTAGGTATCAGCCACTCATTTATAGCCTTGATTTTGCTCTCATCTACTCGAATTCCTTGTGCACTAACAACGTATCCAAGGAAAACAAGTTCTCTTGTGCAAAACACACTTTTTAAGATTAGCATATAAGCgttcttttctcaaaacatcAAGGACAACACGCAAATGTTCAAGATGTTCATGTAAACTGTTGCTATAAATCAAGAtgtcatcaaaataaacaactacaaattttcctAAGAATGGTTTAAGCACATGATTCATTAGACGCATGAAAGTACTAGGAGCATTAGTCAAATTGAAAGGCATAACTAACAATTCATATAGACCATACTTAGTTTTAAATGCGATTTTCCATTCATCACCCTCTTTCattcgaatttgatgatagccactttTAAGatcaatttttgtgaaaataatATCACCATGCAGCTCATCTAACATGTCATCCAAACGAGGTATGGGGTGGTGACGATACTTTACCACGATGGCGTTGACAGCTCAACAATCTACGCACGTATGCcaagtcccttctttctttGGAACCAAAATAACGGGTACCGCGCAAGGACTCATACTTTCTTAAGCCCATCCTTTGTCCAACAgctcatcaacttgcctttgtaTCTCTTTTGTTTCCTCAGGCCCCATGCGATAAGCTGGCTTGTTAGGCAAAGAGGCACTAGGTATGAAGTtgatttgatgctcaattccccGAAATAGGTGGTAGTCCTCCAGATATGTCCTCTGGAAAGACATCTTCATATTCCTTTAACAAGGAAGCAACATGAGAAGGTAATCGATCTGGGGACTCGCCAGTGGCTATGAATAGTTCTTTGCAATAAAGCACATAAATAGGCTGCTTAGAAAGTAAAACTCTTCGAACATCCCTAATTTTAAGTAGCAAATTCCTTCCAGTTCTTCCTTCAGTGGCCGACTGATGCACTTCAACGTGCTTGTTATTCTCGGCCTTAGGCATTGGTTTCTTGCCCTCGATTTTCTCCTTTGATATGCATTCAAGCTCCATTTCATGTTCTCGTTGCAATCTTTCTTGGTTCTCCCGCACTTGTTGAGGCTTCATTGGAACAAGAATAACCTTGCGATTGTTGTGAACGAACGAGTACTTGTTGGTGAATCCATCATGGCTTGTCTTCTTATCATACTGCCATGGCCTTCCCAACAAGATGTGTGAAGCATACATTGGTACTACATCGTATAGTGTTTCATCTTCGTACCTTCCCATGCGAAATGGGACAACCACTTGTTTGGTGACTCGTACTTCCCCACTCTCATTCAACCATTGTAGCTTATGTGGTTGAGGATGTCGCAAAGTTGGAAGAGCTAACTTTTCCACCATCAATGCACCGGCAACATTCGTACAACTACCCGCATCAATAATAAGGCTACATGCCCTTTCCTTCACATGGCAACGAGTATAGAATATATTTTCTCATTGTGCATCCTCAACTTTAATATGAGCAGTGAGAGCTCGCCTAGCGACCAAAGTGAATCCAATCTGATCATCAGTTGCCATCTCTTCCACTTtctttgtagacaccaaatttttgattttttaactttattagtttaattaatttaattttgctttatttgtttcaattctagggttttttatttcatttttattttgttgtagatcattttattttcttatctaTTTATTTTGGCCTTCAtactaatttttgaaaagaaaagggaaaaagaaaaaaaaaagaaaaaaagaagaggtgATGGCGTAAGGGAGTAGGTTTTAGTCTGAgagcaaaaacaaagaaaagggacGCCGCAATAGGAGATTGAGAGGAGAGGATAACAGGATAGTGAGCGTTGGCGACTGGAaaacataaaagaaagaaaataagcaaaggaAATCTGCAAAATCTTGAAGAAGGTTTTGAAACTGAGAGCGAGGGAAAGAAGACTTGTTCGACGGGGCGACAACTTCTGCAGCAAAAGTTCTCGATCGCATTCCTAGGAGCCTGTACACGTTTCCGGGCAGATCTCAATGTCGCTCAACCGTGCTAGCATTCTCAGGTAAAAACGCCTCTTATTGGGTGGATTTTAACATGTTTTTACAGAAAATAAAGCCATCAGATGTAAATCTTTTTGTTTGCTATTGGGTCAAGTTTTCGCTGGTTCCATGATTCTCCCATTTTTGCTCGTTTACTAAGATTTGACTCAGTAAGAACCTGCGAGATGAGTCTGATTAAGAGCATGGGATTTAGGGTTTTCTGTAATGTCACCTGATGAATCCATGAGTTCTTTGTTCGATGTTTCTGGTCAGTCTTTTGTATGCTTGAATAAGCAAGCCCAGAAGAGTGGCGTCAAGTTTCggtcaagtttttttttttttttttttatgtttcctTGGTTGCTGCTTCTCCATTTTTTGTAGTTTGGGTAATGTTTGATGTCGGGTTTCAGTGTTAAATGGAGTAAACGGTGATTTTGGTTGTTGGCTTGGAGGTTAATCCATCGGATCCGCGTGAGGacccataattttattatttcaaaatattgttaaattggccattttaaaaatatttcatactcgagttacccaaaaaaaaaaaatactaaagtacatgaatttctcgaaaataaattttaccgaTTGGTTCTTTACGCGTATATTATTTTAATGcccaaatttattcaagatgaattgcttatcatgattattattattattattatatatatatatatatatatatacttggattatcatattttagagttttagaatcgaataagttgaatttccaagttcaaacgaGAAAACACTTAAGTTTGACCTTTATACGCGCGCGTGCCGAAAAGGCCCCGACAGGcacattaatttgattaattggagattttaagAACATGATATTAGACTACTAGTAATGTACTATTAATGTACTAGGGAAATTACctcagaggtttagtgcacaaaagtTGCAAACGAGCGCAAAAATTGGACACGCGAAGACCCTAAACGGACCTAGCATGAGTTGACACttagacttaaccattaagtcATCAATTCTCTCCACTTTCATTACAATATCTGATGGCaatctctctcctctcttcactctctctgTTTGGCCGAAAATAGGAAGAAAAAGGGCAGAAAAATCTAGCCAAAATCCTTACAAAATTACTTCAATCCACTtccaaatttcatcatccattaGAGGGCTTTGATCCTAGCTTGGAAGAGGCGGCTGTTCATcggttttcttggaggaatttcggtcaaaatttctgccctatAGCTGTCCAACTAAGTGCTTGAGGTAACTCACTCACCcacacttcaatcttgcaaaATTATAGCTCAAATGGAGCAAAGGTAGCATGGGTTTGCAACCTATGGCAGaattttggttgattggttgatTAATTATTTGATTGCAATTTCATGACATGTTGGACAGCTTGAGGATGCTTATTGGTGGCTGATTTGATGAATTAACATGTTTTGGTTGCTGATATTGTGCTATGTTACATGTATCTAGAATGATTGATGAAATGAAGTTGgaagaaagttagaaatttggagaaggtactgtctgaaatttctgacttgctgccgactttcttgtttgctgctgccctgtaatttcgaaaattttctggtgcaaattgagcttccaaattggtgtagatatgttgtgctatgtgtattgtgGTTGTCTGCCAAAAATCAACAGAAATGgttggttaaattttgagttacaagtaaAGAAGCAAAACTGGAACAAGCTCCAGAATTTTCTGACCAGCAACATTTGTGTAGCTATAACGTTTTGCTCATTGTTTGAAATGGAGTaccatttgtggcatttgaaagtagactcttagagctttaaaatggtaccaagctcattttctAGTTCATCCCGAACGATTCGTCGCGAGTTTTGAAAGTCGGTTACCTGTTTATTACTGTCATCCGAGACTGTCCAGAAAATCCATTTtgttgcttgattttgaaccgcttatgtctggattttggaaatgatttcttctacacAAATATAACCTTGTAAACCTAGTTTCTAAAGCAACCAGCCCTTTTCAATTTCACTGAGAATCGAGTGAGATACGGCCTAATTAGCGAAGTgcattaaatctggaaaatttttggaaagGCCAACAGTCCAGGAATT
The genomic region above belongs to Coffea arabica cultivar ET-39 chromosome 7c, Coffea Arabica ET-39 HiFi, whole genome shotgun sequence and contains:
- the LOC140010663 gene encoding uncharacterized protein, whose product is MVEKLALPTLRHPQPHKLQWLNESGEVRVTKQVVVPFRMGRYEDETLYDVVPMYASHILLGRPWQYDKKTSHDGFTNKYSFVHNNRKVILVPMKPQQVRENQERLQREHEMELECISKEKIEGKKPMPKAENNKHVEVHQSATEGRTGRNLLLKIRDVRRVLLSKQPIYVLYCKELFIATGESPDRLPSHVASLLKEYEDVFPEDISGGLPPISGN